A window from Sebastes fasciatus isolate fSebFas1 chromosome 22, fSebFas1.pri, whole genome shotgun sequence encodes these proteins:
- the etnppl gene encoding ethanolamine-phosphate phospho-lyase: MSAERLEKQKTIDLRKKHIGPSCKIFFSHDPIKIVQAKGQYMYDEKGRRYLDCINNVAHVGHCHPDVVKAGAQQMELLNTNSRFLHDNLVLYAQRLQATLPDKLSVCYFVNSGSEANDLALRLAWQYTGHKDIITLENAYHGHVSSLIDISPYKFHHQSDHEQNPFVHVAPSPDVYRGKYRADHPDPATAYSDEVKDMIHGVHGKGGKIAAFIAESLQSCGGQVIPPLGYFQQVAKHVRKAGGIFIADEVQVGFGRVGSHFWAFQLQGEDFVPDIVTMGKPIGNGHPMSCVVTTKEVAEAFMTSGMEYFNTFGGNPVSCAIGMAVMDVIVKEDLQGNALRVGRYLTNLLEKQKEKHALVGDIRGHGLFAGLELVKDRLKLTPATAEAQEVIYKLKEQYILLSADGPHRNVLKFKPPMCFTTEDADLVVGKIDHILTELEEALGLKLHNESLENASIKRRLPADENGHQCNNGLAHNRGSSRGVPQQPKRLRT; this comes from the exons ATGTCTGCGGAAAGACTTGAGAAGCAGAAGACCATAGACCTGAGGAAGAAGCACATTGG GCCATCATGTAAGATTTTCTTCAGCCATGACCCCATCAAGATTGTGCAAGCCAAAGGCCAGTACATGTATGATGAAAAGGGCCGGCGCTACTTGGATTGCATCAACAATGTGGCTCATg TGGGCCACTGTCACCCGGATGTGGTGAAGGCTGGAGCTCAGCAGATGGAACTGCTCAACACCAACTCGCGATTCTTGCATGACAACCTCGTACTGTACGCCCAGAGGCTGCAGGCCACGCTGCCCGACAAGCTGTCTGTGTGCTACTTTGTCAACTCTGG CTCTGAAGCCAACGACCTGGCCCTCCGCCTAGCATGGCAGTACACAGGCCACAAAGATATCATCACGTTGGAAAA TGCGTATCACGGCCACGTCTCATCGCTCATTGACATCAGTCCGTATAAGTTCCACCACCAGTCAGATCATGAGCAGAATCCATTTGTCCATGTG GCTCCCAGCCCAGATGTGTACAGAGGCAAATACAGAGCAGACCACCCTGACCCTGCCACAGCATACTCAGATGAAGTCAAAGATATGATACACGGAGTCCATGGAAAAGGAGGCAAG ATTGCCGCTTTTATTGCTGAGTCATTGCAGAGTTGTGGCGGGCAGGTCATTCCCCCCCTGGGCTACTTCCAGCAAGTGGCAAA ACATGTCCGCAAGGCAGGGGGCATTTTCATCGCTGATGAAGTCCAAGTTGGCTTCGGACGTGTGGGCTCCCACTTCTGGGCGTTCCAGCTCCAGGGAGAGGACTTTGTGCCTGACATCGTCACGATGGGAAAACCTATTGGCAACGGCCACCCCATGTCATGTGTGGTCACGACTAAAGAGGTGGCCGAGGCCTTCATGACATCTGGAATGGAGTATTTCAATACA TTCGGTGGTAACCCAGTGTCCTGTGCCATCGGTATGGCCGTCATGGACGTGATTGTGAAAGAGGATCTCCAGGGTAATGCGCTGCGTGTGGGCCGATACCTGACCAATCTGCTGGAGAAGCAGAAAGAGAAGCATGCACTGGTTGGTGATATCAG GGGTCATGGCCTCTTTGCTGGGTTGGAGCTTGTGAAGGACAGGTTGAAGCTCACTCCTGCTACAGCAGAAGCCCAAGAAGTCATATATAA GCTAAAGGAACAGTACATCCTTCTTAGTGCCGACGGACCTCATCGCAATGTGCTCAAATTTAAGCCCCCCATGTGCTTCACTACGGAGGACGCTGACCTGGTGGTGGGGAAAATCGACCACATTCTCACAG AACTTGAGGAAGCATTGGGCTTGAAGTTGCACAACGAATCTTTAGAGAATGCAAGCATTAAAAGGAGG